The following are encoded in a window of Magnolia sinica isolate HGM2019 chromosome 11, MsV1, whole genome shotgun sequence genomic DNA:
- the LOC131219219 gene encoding uncharacterized protein LOC131219219 → MWSFASNAIAGNIVPKNICQKPSQSTSECSDDDASSSTSREEGLECPICWESFNIVENVPYVLWCGHTLCKNCVLGLQWAVVKFPTLPIQLPLFISCPWCNLLSFRLVYKGNLKFPRKNFFLLWMVESMNGDRLKSHSAFCGDHQGIWPSLNMSSASGSQANRSSSGRRAPSIHPERPPNTNHASLVADYWNVGMLHSSLRKSLVFFVHLTSKFPLVLILLLIVLYAIPASAAILALYILVTVLFALPSFLILYFAYPSLDWLVREIIT, encoded by the coding sequence ATGTGGAGTTTCGCTTCAAATGCCATAGCAGGAAACATAGTACCAAAGAATATCTGTCAAAAGCCGAGCCAATCTACATCCGAGTGCTCAGATGACGATGCTTCTTCAAGCACTAGCAGAGAAGAAGGGCTGGAATGCCCAATATGTTGGGAATCCTTCAATATTGTTGAGAATGTACCCTATGTCTTATGGTGTGGTCACACCCTCTGCAAGAACTGCGTCCTGGGACTCCAGTGGGCTGTTGTGAAATTCCCTACTCTCCCAATCCAGCTCCCGCTCTTCATCTCTTGCCCGTGGTGCAACCTATTATCCTTTCGGCTGGTCTACAAGGGAAATCTTAAGTTTCCTCGCAAGAACTTTTTCCTACTCTGGATGGTCGAGAGCATGAATGGCGATAGGCTGAAGTCTCATTCAGCATTTTGTGGGGACCACCAAGGGATTTGGCCTTCGTTGAACATGAGCTCAGCCTCGGGGAGTCAAGCCAATCGCAGCAGCAGCGGCAGAAGGGCTCCATCCATACACCCTGAGCGGCCTCCAAACACAAACCATGCTAGCCTCGTTGCTGACTACTGGAACGTAGGGATGCTCCACTCTTCCCTACGGAAGTCGCTGGTTTTCTTTGTTCACTTGACATCCAAGTTCCCTCTGGTCCTCATATTACTCTTGATCGTCTTGTATGCCATTCCTGCCAGTGCTGCCATCCTGGCCCTGTACATCCTTGTCACTGTTCTGTTTGCATTGCCATCTTTCCTGATACTCTACTTTGCATACCCGAGCTTGGATTGGCTGGTGAGAGAAATCATCACTTGA